A genome region from Mycobacterium florentinum includes the following:
- a CDS encoding nitronate monooxygenase, with protein sequence MLAQFEMSIPLVAAPMSGGPTTPAMVAAATAAGGLGMLAAGYKTVEAVEAELKTVRAEAIPFGINLFAPNPVPVDPDSYRAYAAIIQREADQLGLTLPADPVEDTDRFDEKIALLLDDPVPMVSFTFGIPPRSVIAALRQANTVVVQTVTTPDEALQAHDAGVDMLAVQAAVAGGHSGTLSPLRPLQPVPIVDLVKQVAAAVPLPVLAAGGLATPDAVADVIRAGAAAAVVGTVLLRATESGASATHQAALTDPARTETVLTHAFTGRPARGLRNTFIDDHEAQAPFGYPAIHYLTSPLRKAAAAAGIPDYVHLWAGTGYRHATAEPTADILRRLASNL encoded by the coding sequence ATGTTGGCACAGTTCGAGATGTCCATTCCCCTGGTCGCCGCGCCGATGTCGGGCGGCCCGACCACGCCGGCGATGGTGGCGGCCGCAACCGCGGCCGGCGGCCTGGGCATGCTCGCCGCGGGCTACAAAACGGTAGAAGCCGTCGAAGCCGAGCTCAAAACCGTTCGTGCCGAGGCAATCCCGTTCGGCATCAACCTGTTTGCGCCAAACCCGGTGCCGGTCGATCCCGACAGCTACCGCGCCTACGCCGCGATCATTCAGCGGGAGGCCGACCAGCTCGGCCTCACCCTGCCGGCCGATCCCGTCGAGGACACCGACCGGTTCGACGAGAAGATCGCGTTGTTGCTCGACGACCCCGTGCCGATGGTGTCGTTCACGTTCGGCATCCCGCCGCGCAGCGTGATCGCCGCGCTGCGGCAGGCCAACACCGTGGTGGTCCAAACGGTGACGACGCCGGACGAGGCGCTGCAAGCACATGACGCCGGCGTCGACATGCTGGCTGTGCAGGCGGCGGTCGCCGGCGGGCATTCCGGCACGCTCTCGCCGCTGCGGCCGTTGCAACCGGTTCCGATCGTGGATCTGGTCAAACAGGTCGCGGCGGCGGTGCCACTGCCCGTGCTGGCGGCCGGTGGGCTGGCCACACCCGACGCGGTGGCCGACGTGATCCGCGCGGGTGCCGCAGCCGCCGTCGTCGGCACCGTGCTGTTGCGCGCCACCGAGAGCGGTGCGTCGGCAACTCACCAGGCTGCGCTGACCGATCCCGCTCGGACCGAGACCGTGCTCACCCATGCCTTCACCGGACGCCCCGCCCGCGGATTGCGCAACACGTTCATCGACGATCACGAGGCCCAGGCACCGTTCGGCTATCCCGCAATTCACTACCTGACCAGCCCGCTGCGCAAAGCCGCTGCCGCAGCGGGGATACCGGACTACGTCCACCTGTGGGCGGGGACGGGATACCGGCACGCGACCGCCGAACCCACCGCGGACATTCTGCGGCGGCTTGCGTCGAATCTGTGA
- a CDS encoding class I SAM-dependent methyltransferase, whose translation MRFAIRRPPIQEGTVTTGKVDFSSVRWGSVEWTNLVTLYLRAHESRTRHPILGDHAAAEAVDRIDYDFKRIHRNSLPASNQYLVALRAKQLDVWSADFLAHHPDAVVLHLGCGLDGRVFRLDVPPAVLWFDLDQPSVIELRRRLYDETERYRMIGSSVTDPQWLHQIPTGHPTLVVAEGLLMYVDESGVRELFARLLDRFDCGELQFDSLSALAPMLSKVFTRGIIKWGIGNARDIETWNRKLRLVEQTPAQAGYEKIDSTLVRWIYRFFNASPFGPYDMLNRFEF comes from the coding sequence ATGCGCTTCGCTATCCGTAGGCCACCAATCCAGGAGGGGACAGTGACGACGGGCAAGGTTGATTTCAGTTCGGTCCGTTGGGGCTCGGTGGAGTGGACGAACCTCGTGACGCTATACCTGCGCGCCCACGAAAGCCGCACCCGGCATCCGATTCTGGGTGACCATGCCGCCGCGGAGGCCGTCGACCGGATCGACTACGACTTCAAACGCATACACCGCAACTCACTGCCGGCGTCGAACCAGTACCTGGTTGCGCTGCGTGCCAAACAGCTCGACGTGTGGTCCGCCGATTTCCTTGCGCACCATCCCGATGCGGTCGTCTTGCACCTGGGCTGTGGCCTCGACGGCCGTGTCTTTCGCCTCGACGTACCGCCGGCGGTGCTGTGGTTCGACCTCGACCAGCCCAGTGTCATCGAGCTTCGCCGGCGCCTGTACGACGAAACCGAGCGCTACCGGATGATCGGTTCGTCGGTGACCGATCCGCAATGGCTCCACCAGATTCCCACCGGCCACCCGACACTCGTCGTCGCCGAGGGGCTGCTGATGTACGTGGACGAGAGTGGAGTCCGCGAGCTGTTCGCGCGCCTGCTGGACCGATTCGATTGCGGCGAGCTGCAATTCGACAGCCTCTCCGCGCTGGCGCCAATGCTGTCGAAGGTGTTCACCCGGGGCATCATCAAGTGGGGCATCGGCAACGCGCGAGACATCGAAACGTGGAATCGGAAGCTGCGATTGGTCGAACAGACACCGGCGCAGGCCGGCTACGAGAAGATCGACAGCACGCTGGTGCGGTGGATCTACCGATTCTTCAACGCGTCGCCGTTCGGCCCGTACGACATGCTCAACCGCTTCGAGTTCTAG
- a CDS encoding amidohydrolase family protein — MKSIDELASNLSFTTAKTGDERSVTFLPDPPRSPRRYTVISVDDHIVEPPDTFTGRLPRKFADRAPRVVDTDTGGQTWVYDNQELPNVGFNAVVGRPVAEYGFEPVRFDEMRRGAWDIHERVKDMDLNGIYASLNFPSFLPGFAGQRLQQVTKDRDLALASVRAWNDWHLEVWAGSYPDRIIPCQLPWLLDPELGAEMIRENAERGFHAVTFSENPAMLGLPSIHSGHWDPIMAACAETGTVVNLHIGSSGSSPSTTEDAPPDVQGVLFFAYAISAAVDWLYSGLPSRFPDLKICLSEGGIGWVAGLLDRLDHMLSYHAMYGTWAAMGEKLTPAEVFTRNFWFCAVEDKSSFVQRDRIGMDNIMLEADYPHCDSTWPHTQQTIHEEIGDLPPDAIRKFTWENASRLYQHPVPAAVQQDPEAF; from the coding sequence GTGAAATCGATCGACGAGCTGGCCTCGAACCTGAGTTTCACGACGGCCAAGACCGGTGACGAGCGCTCGGTCACGTTTCTGCCGGACCCGCCGCGTTCGCCGCGCCGCTACACGGTGATCTCGGTGGACGACCACATCGTGGAGCCCCCGGACACGTTCACCGGCCGGCTGCCGCGAAAGTTCGCCGACCGGGCGCCCAGGGTCGTCGACACCGACACCGGCGGACAGACCTGGGTCTACGACAACCAGGAACTGCCCAACGTCGGGTTCAACGCCGTGGTAGGGCGACCGGTGGCGGAGTACGGCTTCGAGCCGGTTCGATTCGACGAAATGCGCAGGGGCGCATGGGATATTCACGAACGCGTCAAGGACATGGACCTCAACGGCATCTACGCGTCGCTGAACTTTCCCTCGTTCCTGCCGGGATTCGCCGGCCAGCGGTTGCAGCAGGTGACCAAGGATCGCGATCTGGCGCTGGCCTCGGTTCGCGCCTGGAACGACTGGCACCTCGAGGTGTGGGCGGGGTCGTACCCCGACCGGATCATTCCCTGCCAGCTGCCCTGGCTGCTGGACCCCGAACTGGGCGCGGAGATGATCCGCGAGAACGCCGAGCGCGGTTTTCACGCCGTCACGTTCAGCGAGAACCCCGCGATGCTCGGATTGCCGAGTATCCATTCAGGACACTGGGATCCGATCATGGCCGCGTGTGCCGAGACCGGGACGGTGGTGAATCTGCACATCGGATCGTCGGGTTCCTCGCCGTCGACCACCGAGGACGCACCTCCCGACGTCCAGGGCGTGCTCTTCTTCGCCTACGCCATTTCGGCGGCCGTCGACTGGTTGTACTCCGGATTGCCCAGCAGATTCCCGGATCTCAAGATCTGTCTGTCCGAAGGCGGAATCGGCTGGGTGGCAGGCTTGCTCGATCGCCTCGACCACATGCTCAGCTATCACGCGATGTACGGGACCTGGGCAGCGATGGGGGAGAAGCTCACTCCCGCAGAGGTTTTCACCCGCAACTTCTGGTTCTGCGCGGTGGAGGACAAGTCGTCGTTCGTGCAGCGCGACCGAATCGGTATGGACAACATCATGCTCGAAGCCGATTACCCGCATTGCGACTCGACCTGGCCGCACACTCAACAGACGATCCACGAGGAGATCGGTGATCTACCGCCCGACGCGATCCGCAAATTCACCTGGGAGAACGCGTCGCGCCTGTACCAGCATCCGGTGCCGGCAGCCGTGCAGCAGGATCCCGAGGCCTTCTGA